The region ATCCTACTTGAGTGCGGGCTCTTTCAGGGCAACAGACACGCTCAAGAGCGCAATCATGAGCCCTTTCAATACAACCCAAAATCAATTTCTGCCGTCATTGTAGGACACGCCCATCTTGACCATACGGGCAGACTTCCAAAATTTGTGAAGGCGGGTTTTCGCGGAAAAATCTTTTGCACGGCGCCGACGAAGGAGCTGACGGAACTTGTGCTTGATGACAGCGCGAATTTGATGAAGCATGATGCAGAAGAAGACGGTGTGCGCCCAATTTACACTCGAGCGGATGTCGCGCAGACAATGCAGCTTTTTGAAACGATTGGATATGGCGAGCCAATTGAGATCGTCAATGGGGTGACTTTGACGTTTAAAAATGCCGGGCATATATTGGGTTCGGCACTTTCTGTTTTGGAGTTTGGGGGTAAAAAATTGGTTTATACGAGTGACCTTGGGAACGTTCCTTCGGAGTTAATGTTACCTCCCGATAATATTGACTCTGCGGACTACGTTATTTGCGAAACGACATATGGCGGTAGAATTCACGAAGATTTCAAAAGCAGGCAGGAAAAATTAAATAGCGTAATCGAAAATACAATCGCTCAAAACGGCGTTTTGATGATTCCAACCTTCGCGATCGAGAGAACGCAAGAGCTCCTTCACGATATCGAGCACTTTTGCAGAACCGGTGATTGCGCTATACCCACTTTTTATCTGGATTCGCCTTTAGCCGAAAAAGTAACGAAGGTTTTCGAAAAGTACCCTGAATATTTAAACGATAAACTCAAGAAAACCCATAAAAGTGGCAACTATTTTGGCATAGACAGATTGAATGTAACTTCGAAAGTCGAAGAATCGAAACAAATAGAAAACGCGCCGAACCCTAAGGTAATAATTGCGGGTTCCGGTATGATAAACGGCGGCAGGATTTTATATCACCTGCAAGATTTTATAACCTATCCAAAAAACACTTTGCTTATTGTCGGCTATCAGGCACAAGGAACGCTTGGAAGAAGGTTGTTGGAAGGGGAAAAGGAAATAAAAATCTACGGGAAAAAATACAAGGTGGGAGCTAAAGTAATGGCAATTGGTTCTTACAGCGCGCACGCTGACAGCGCGGGGTTAATGGATTGGGTATCCAAGATTTCGGGAGTAAAAGAGATTTTTCTTGTGCACGGAGAAGCGGAACAACAGGTGGCTTTTGCAAGACAAGTAAAGGCTAAACTTAATCTAGAAGCAACCATTCCTCAAGCAGGAGAGACGTACGAACTTTAGGTCTCGTGTTTGGGTTAAGGTAACGATGCCGGTTTAGTTAAACGGTTACGTGAGGATTACTAAAACCCAAAAACAATAAACGAAACGGGCATCCTAACCCTTCCGTTAAACTTTTATTAGTCTAATCTATCGATAGATTAGACTAAAGCTAACCCAGGTTATT is a window of Candidatus Curtissbacteria bacterium DNA encoding:
- a CDS encoding MBL fold metallo-hydrolase, giving the protein MRITFFGAAREVTGSNILLEGPSGKILLECGLFQGNRHAQERNHEPFQYNPKSISAVIVGHAHLDHTGRLPKFVKAGFRGKIFCTAPTKELTELVLDDSANLMKHDAEEDGVRPIYTRADVAQTMQLFETIGYGEPIEIVNGVTLTFKNAGHILGSALSVLEFGGKKLVYTSDLGNVPSELMLPPDNIDSADYVICETTYGGRIHEDFKSRQEKLNSVIENTIAQNGVLMIPTFAIERTQELLHDIEHFCRTGDCAIPTFYLDSPLAEKVTKVFEKYPEYLNDKLKKTHKSGNYFGIDRLNVTSKVEESKQIENAPNPKVIIAGSGMINGGRILYHLQDFITYPKNTLLIVGYQAQGTLGRRLLEGEKEIKIYGKKYKVGAKVMAIGSYSAHADSAGLMDWVSKISGVKEIFLVHGEAEQQVAFARQVKAKLNLEATIPQAGETYEL